Proteins encoded by one window of Monoglobus pectinilyticus:
- a CDS encoding dATP/dGTP diphosphohydrolase domain-containing protein, giving the protein MKSDNGKPKPTLCPAKIITAVARIRECRIKKYGDSDSWKDVEPQRHMDTASGRFVVYIKDPLGVDEESGLPHLWHLVCNTAFLYKLEDRSSNDS; this is encoded by the coding sequence GTGAAATCTGATAACGGAAAACCAAAACCTACATTGTGCCCGGCAAAAATAATTACTGCGGTAGCCAGGATAAGAGAGTGTAGAATAAAAAAGTATGGAGATAGTGACAGCTGGAAAGATGTTGAGCCGCAAAGGCATATGGACACGGCTTCCGGGCGCTTTGTTGTATACATAAAAGACCCTTTGGGCGTAGATGAAGAAAGCGGGCTGCCGCACTTGTGGCATTTGGTTTGCAATACTGCGTTTTTATATAAATTGGAAGATAGAAGCAGCAATGATAGCTGA
- a CDS encoding DUF6774 domain-containing protein: MDPIAITAVVTAIAASISQSAEPEELPLLAAIFTQLGDTLATITVQKDFLENKK; the protein is encoded by the coding sequence ATGGACCCCATTGCTATTACTGCTGTGGTAACCGCGATTGCAGCAAGCATTTCACAATCAGCAGAGCCTGAAGAACTGCCGCTGCTGGCCGCAATATTTACACAGCTCGGCGACACATTGGCAACAATAACAGTGCAAAAAGATTTTTTAGAAAATAAAAAATGA